One window of the Natronomonas marina genome contains the following:
- a CDS encoding polymer-forming cytoskeletal protein — translation MLGSDPLEELAIPDGTHVQEHDLVTEGDVLVGGQSDVELGVRGGNVIAGERVTFGGDIEADGDCRLDMWCDVDGNVLVGQDAYLGERVHITGQLIVSGDLDIGDDVDIERGFEANGWIVIRNPMPTIVFLFVYLSQLLRIGEEEAAEEVAEEFLADDREVDPVVIPRGANVSDDAWRVSTPATVGDDCRMHGNVRATDIEVGADTEIFGSLRAKEDIRVGAGTVVHGDVTTKGGDVVVAPDAHVRGDISCEDCDLSEAAEVDGAIRARGETNVTAVTEGADSRRDDGPGAVDDASTDGASADDAPRDETAPEAAVVPLGEGDLDVETTPAVVPLAESDVDWDAVGAAATNGDGDVEGVIAEAEKQ, via the coding sequence GTGCTGGGTTCCGACCCGCTCGAGGAACTGGCGATTCCCGACGGCACGCACGTTCAGGAGCACGACCTCGTCACCGAGGGGGACGTGCTGGTCGGCGGCCAGAGCGACGTCGAGCTGGGCGTCCGTGGCGGCAACGTCATCGCCGGCGAGCGGGTGACCTTCGGCGGCGACATCGAGGCCGACGGCGACTGCCGACTCGACATGTGGTGCGACGTCGACGGCAACGTCCTCGTCGGCCAGGACGCCTACCTCGGCGAGCGGGTCCACATCACCGGCCAGCTCATCGTCTCGGGCGACCTCGACATCGGCGACGACGTCGACATCGAGCGCGGCTTCGAGGCCAACGGCTGGATCGTCATCCGCAACCCGATGCCGACCATCGTCTTCCTGTTCGTCTACCTCTCGCAGTTGCTCCGCATCGGCGAGGAGGAGGCCGCCGAGGAGGTCGCAGAGGAGTTCCTCGCCGACGACCGGGAGGTCGACCCCGTCGTCATCCCCCGGGGCGCGAACGTCTCCGACGACGCCTGGCGCGTCTCGACGCCCGCGACCGTCGGCGACGACTGCCGGATGCACGGCAACGTCCGCGCGACCGACATCGAGGTCGGCGCGGACACCGAGATATTCGGCAGCCTCCGCGCCAAGGAGGACATTCGCGTCGGCGCCGGAACCGTCGTCCACGGCGACGTGACGACGAAGGGCGGCGACGTCGTCGTCGCGCCCGACGCCCACGTCCGCGGCGACATCTCCTGTGAGGACTGCGACCTCTCGGAGGCCGCCGAGGTCGACGGCGCCATCCGCGCCCGCGGCGAGACGAACGTCACGGCCGTCACCGAGGGAGCCGACTCCCGACGCGACGACGGGCCGGGAGCCGTCGACGACGCGTCGACCGACGGGGCGAGCGCCGACGACGCACCGAGGGACGAGACCGCTCCCGAGGCCGCCGTCGTCCCCCTCGGGGAGGGGGACCTCGACGTCGAGACGACGCCCGCGGTCGTCCCGCTCGCCGAGAGCGACGTCGACTGGGACGCGGTCGGCGCGGCGGCGACCAACGGCGACGGTGACGTCGAGGGCGTCATCGCGGAAGCCGAAAAGCAGTAA
- a CDS encoding DUF5800 family protein translates to MTVLSFDEQGVEVIYEGTEFRLEADLIEEATHKDYPDVTDHEVLQLVEEDPALSSEPRRIAEILD, encoded by the coding sequence ATGACCGTTCTGTCGTTCGACGAACAGGGAGTCGAGGTGATCTACGAGGGCACCGAGTTCCGGCTGGAGGCCGACCTCATAGAGGAGGCCACCCACAAGGACTACCCCGACGTCACCGACCACGAGGTGCTGCAACTCGTCGAGGAGGACCCCGCGCTCTCCTCGGAGCCGCGACGGATCGCGGAGATACTCGACTGA
- a CDS encoding alcohol dehydrogenase catalytic domain-containing protein, which yields MRAARFHPGEGLRIEDVARPSVGPGEVLVEVAGCGVCHSDLHVMDGDIPLVEPRVLGHEVAGTVAETGEGVALDAGTEVAVFGGWGCRNCETCARGADQLCNLSNWLGIGHDGGYAEFLRVPTADYCLPLDGLDPVEAAPLTDAALTAYRALRRAEVGPSDSVALVGIGGLGEFGVQLARTWGCRVVAVDRVPAKLDRAERLGADATVETGGSVPRAVKAAADGPVDAVVDFVGVDETLQWASNVLGADGHLVLAGIGGGTLDFSWNPLVGSEVTYRTVQWGTSAELRDVLALARQGRITADVERVDLAELPDTFDRLAAGDVAGRAVVVP from the coding sequence ATGCGAGCGGCGCGCTTCCATCCCGGCGAGGGGCTCCGAATCGAGGACGTAGCGCGGCCGTCGGTCGGCCCGGGCGAGGTGCTCGTCGAGGTGGCCGGCTGCGGCGTCTGTCACTCCGATCTGCACGTCATGGACGGGGACATCCCCCTGGTCGAGCCGCGAGTGCTGGGCCACGAGGTCGCCGGCACGGTCGCAGAAACCGGCGAGGGCGTCGCCCTCGACGCCGGGACGGAGGTGGCCGTCTTCGGCGGGTGGGGCTGCCGGAACTGCGAGACCTGTGCCCGGGGCGCCGACCAGCTCTGTAACCTCTCGAACTGGCTCGGCATCGGTCACGACGGCGGCTACGCCGAGTTCCTGCGGGTGCCGACGGCGGACTACTGCCTGCCGCTCGACGGTCTCGACCCGGTCGAGGCGGCGCCGCTGACCGACGCTGCCCTCACCGCCTACCGCGCGCTCCGGCGGGCCGAGGTGGGTCCTAGCGATTCCGTCGCGCTCGTCGGCATCGGCGGCCTCGGCGAGTTCGGCGTCCAGCTGGCCCGGACCTGGGGCTGTCGGGTCGTCGCCGTCGACCGGGTGCCGGCGAAACTGGACCGCGCCGAACGGCTGGGCGCCGACGCGACCGTCGAGACCGGGGGCTCGGTCCCGCGGGCGGTCAAGGCCGCCGCCGACGGGCCGGTCGACGCAGTCGTCGACTTCGTCGGCGTCGATGAGACGCTGCAGTGGGCATCGAACGTCCTCGGCGCCGACGGACACCTCGTGCTCGCGGGCATCGGCGGCGGCACGCTCGACTTCTCGTGGAACCCTCTCGTCGGCAGCGAGGTGACCTACCGGACCGTCCAGTGGGGTACGTCGGCGGAACTGCGGGACGTGCTGGCACTGGCCCGGCAGGGCCGCATCACGGCGGACGTAGAGCGGGTCGACCTGGCCGAACTACCCGATACCTTCGACCGACTGGCGGCCGGCGACGTCGCAGGCCGTGCCGTCGTCGTACCGTAG
- a CDS encoding DUF1178 family protein — MEQLTRGMVTCPVCGATTVVGLPRSTTDPVISASPSPELDDAYTGENAGRRKRRQSCCPNGHGFYMYFEF; from the coding sequence ATGGAGCAACTTACACGTGGAATGGTAACGTGCCCCGTGTGCGGCGCCACCACCGTCGTCGGACTCCCGCGGTCGACGACCGATCCGGTTATAAGCGCCAGCCCCTCGCCCGAACTCGACGACGCCTACACCGGCGAGAACGCCGGGCGACGGAAGCGCCGGCAGTCCTGCTGTCCGAACGGCCACGGCTTCTACATGTACTTCGAGTTCTGA
- the pan1 gene encoding proteasome-activating nucleotidase Pan1 → MTDTVDDVDLPYEDDASQQEKVEALEERLEILEQQNEEMRDKLLDANAENNKYQQKLERLTHENKKLKQSPLFVATVQELTDEGVIIKQHGNNQEALTEVTDEMRESLDPDDRVAVNNSLSVVKQLDDETDVRARVMQVEQSPDVTYEDIGGIDEQMEEVRETVEMPIENPGMFDEVGIDPPSGVLLHGPPGTGKTMLAKAVANQTDATFIKMAGSELVHKFIGEGAKLVRDLFELARQQEPAVVFIDEIDAIAAKRTESKTSGDAEVQRTMMQLLSEMDGFEDRGQISIIAATNRFDMLDRAILRPGRFDRLIEVPKPEREGREIIFKIHTREMNVADSVDYTALADVAADASGADIKAICTEAGMYAIRDDRTEVEMADFEDAWEKIQQTEDAAEAEISKTFA, encoded by the coding sequence ATGACCGATACTGTTGACGACGTCGACCTCCCCTACGAGGACGACGCGTCACAGCAGGAGAAAGTCGAGGCGCTCGAGGAACGCCTCGAGATACTCGAACAGCAAAACGAGGAGATGCGCGACAAGCTGCTGGACGCCAACGCGGAGAACAACAAGTACCAGCAGAAGCTCGAGCGGCTGACCCACGAGAACAAGAAGCTCAAACAGTCGCCGCTGTTCGTCGCCACCGTCCAGGAACTCACCGACGAGGGCGTCATCATCAAACAGCACGGCAACAACCAGGAGGCGCTGACCGAGGTCACCGACGAGATGCGGGAGTCGCTCGACCCCGACGACCGCGTCGCGGTGAACAACTCCCTGTCCGTCGTCAAGCAACTCGACGACGAGACGGACGTCCGCGCCCGGGTCATGCAGGTCGAGCAGTCGCCCGACGTCACCTACGAGGACATCGGCGGCATCGACGAGCAGATGGAGGAGGTCCGCGAGACCGTCGAGATGCCCATCGAGAACCCCGGCATGTTCGACGAGGTCGGCATCGACCCGCCGTCGGGCGTGCTGTTGCACGGCCCGCCGGGCACCGGCAAGACGATGCTGGCGAAGGCCGTCGCCAACCAGACCGACGCCACGTTCATCAAGATGGCCGGCTCCGAACTCGTCCACAAGTTCATCGGCGAGGGCGCGAAGCTCGTCCGCGACCTCTTCGAGCTGGCCCGCCAGCAGGAGCCTGCCGTCGTCTTCATCGACGAGATAGACGCCATCGCCGCCAAACGGACGGAGTCGAAGACCTCCGGCGACGCCGAGGTCCAGCGGACCATGATGCAGTTGCTCTCGGAGATGGACGGCTTCGAGGACCGCGGCCAGATATCCATCATCGCCGCGACCAACCGCTTCGACATGCTCGACCGGGCCATCCTCCGGCCCGGCCGCTTCGACCGCCTCATCGAGGTGCCCAAGCCCGAACGCGAGGGACGGGAGATCATCTTCAAGATTCACACCCGCGAGATGAACGTCGCCGACAGCGTCGACTACACGGCACTGGCCGACGTCGCCGCCGACGCCTCTGGAGCCGACATCAAGGCCATCTGCACCGAGGCCGGCATGTACGCCATCCGCGACGACCGCACCGAGGTCGAGATGGCCGACTTCGAGGACGCCTGGGAGAAGATCCAGCAGACCGAGGACGCCGCCGAGGCCGAAATCTCGAAGACCTTCGCGTAG
- a CDS encoding winged helix-turn-helix domain-containing protein, protein MSASELDVEGDPGGWEAVAELPPSAKLVAKVLEYNDRLTQSQLAEETMLPPRTVRYALTRLEEVDAVDSRFSFTDARKRVYTLAIEE, encoded by the coding sequence ATGAGTGCGAGCGAACTCGACGTGGAGGGGGACCCCGGCGGCTGGGAGGCGGTCGCGGAGCTACCCCCGAGCGCGAAACTGGTCGCGAAGGTGCTGGAGTACAACGACCGGCTGACCCAGAGTCAGCTAGCCGAGGAGACGATGCTGCCGCCGCGGACCGTCCGGTACGCGCTCACGCGGCTCGAGGAGGTCGACGCCGTCGACTCGCGGTTCTCCTTCACCGACGCACGAAAGCGCGTCTACACCCTCGCCATAGAGGAGTGA
- the mre11 gene encoding DNA double-strand break repair protein Mre11 encodes MTRVIHTGDTHLGYRQYHLPERREDFLDAFRRVATDAIEDDVDAVVHAGDLFHDRRPGLSDLLGAQSVLESLDDADIPFLAVVGNHETKRDAQWLDLFEAMGLATRLGQDPVVVGDTAFYGLDFVPRNQRADLDYEFEPHDADHAALVSHGLFEPLVPDYGNVEWDAAEVLAEATVDFDALLLGDEHAATRAEVDGTWVTYCGSTERTSASEREERGYNIVEFDDGVHVARRGIETRAFVFVDLELAEGEGFERVRERLREHDLADAVVTVTLSGAGESVSAARIENFAAEEGALVARVTDRREVSEEADLDVAFADPDEAVRERVRELGLSDAARDLDETIRASKVADSNVSSEVERRVGDLLEEPSAFESAPAEEPETVADRLGDDGDDADDGPTAEDRDDPAAADGDSAEPTTDESEAGVGVAGSDAPSEEGSGTDVEPDVEDDTSPAGDDQASMEDYL; translated from the coding sequence ATGACACGGGTGATTCACACCGGGGACACCCACCTCGGATACCGGCAGTACCACCTGCCGGAGCGTCGCGAGGACTTCCTCGATGCCTTCCGGCGCGTGGCGACCGACGCGATCGAGGACGACGTCGACGCCGTGGTCCACGCGGGGGACCTCTTCCACGACCGCCGGCCGGGGCTGTCGGACCTGCTGGGCGCACAGTCGGTCCTCGAGAGCCTCGACGACGCCGACATCCCGTTTCTCGCCGTCGTCGGCAACCACGAGACCAAGCGGGACGCCCAGTGGCTCGACCTCTTCGAGGCGATGGGACTGGCCACCCGCCTGGGCCAGGACCCGGTGGTCGTCGGCGACACCGCCTTCTACGGGCTGGACTTCGTCCCCCGAAACCAGCGGGCCGACCTCGACTACGAGTTCGAACCCCACGACGCCGACCACGCCGCCCTGGTCTCGCACGGTCTCTTCGAACCGCTCGTTCCGGACTACGGCAACGTCGAGTGGGACGCCGCGGAGGTGCTCGCCGAGGCGACCGTCGACTTCGACGCCTTGCTCTTGGGCGACGAACACGCCGCGACCAGAGCGGAGGTCGACGGCACCTGGGTCACCTACTGCGGGTCGACCGAGCGCACGAGCGCCAGCGAGCGCGAGGAGCGCGGCTACAACATCGTCGAGTTCGACGACGGCGTCCACGTCGCCCGGCGCGGCATCGAGACCCGGGCGTTCGTCTTCGTCGACCTCGAACTCGCCGAAGGGGAGGGCTTCGAGCGCGTCCGCGAGCGCCTCCGGGAGCACGACCTCGCCGACGCGGTCGTCACCGTCACGCTCTCGGGGGCGGGCGAGTCGGTCTCGGCGGCCCGAATCGAGAACTTCGCGGCCGAGGAGGGCGCCCTCGTGGCGCGGGTGACCGACCGCCGCGAGGTGAGCGAGGAGGCCGACCTCGACGTCGCCTTCGCCGACCCCGACGAGGCGGTCCGCGAGCGGGTCCGGGAACTCGGCCTGAGCGATGCGGCCCGCGACCTCGACGAGACCATCCGGGCCAGCAAGGTCGCCGACTCGAACGTGTCGAGCGAGGTCGAACGGCGCGTCGGGGACCTGCTCGAGGAGCCGTCCGCCTTCGAGTCGGCGCCCGCCGAGGAACCCGAGACGGTCGCGGACAGACTCGGTGACGACGGGGACGACGCGGACGACGGGCCGACGGCGGAGGACCGCGACGACCCGGCGGCTGCCGACGGCGACTCCGCCGAGCCGACGACGGACGAAAGCGAGGCGGGCGTCGGGGTCGCCGGCTCGGACGCTCCGTCTGAGGAGGGTAGCGGAACCGATGTCGAGCCCGACGTGGAGGACGATACGTCCCCGGCGGGCGACGACCAGGCCTCCATGGAGGACTACCTGTGA
- the rad50 gene encoding DNA double-strand break repair ATPase Rad50, with amino-acid sequence MNFERVRLRNFKCYDEAELTLRPGVTVVHGVNGSGKSSLLEACFFALYGADAVEGTLDEVVSNGAEEMAVELWFVHGGGQYHVEREVKLRGDTAQTTTCVLETPEGTVEQVTDVEAKIASLLRMDAEAFVNCAYVRQGEVNKLINASPDERQDMIDDLLQLGKLEEYRERASDARVGVGRVRDDKQGALSQVESQIEAKEDKDLHDRLNALQAELAEVVDDIEDKRQDREDAKATLENAEGVVEEYESRREEMDELAAEIDDLAETISETEGEREALGERIRSLRETTESLEADLEETVAETDLEAADPNAVEARIEELDDEAEAIRERIKEKSVTAQEHAGTAEAKRERAEELREEAEERRAEADDLEADLEEERAALADRRANLEELDAEIEELRAALADAPVDRDAVEEHRDSVEEELTEARERVAELRAELENAEATVEEAERLLEEGKCPECGQPVDGSPHVETIDEDRERVAELEDDLEAAEERVEELAAERERAVEVAETAAELSRREESRENVAELIDQKAATLEEQADRVETLREGAEAAEEEAVEAAEEAEAAEAKADDARETIGELNGEKATLGDRRERLERVAELLEDVEENESEMETLRERRDNKAELNDERRERLAEKRERKAALEDEFDSAALEEAKEEKARAEDYLEQVKPYLEEKREERDELQADVGAVENEIEELEALREEREELAAVVDRLDSLYDEAYELQQTYADLRAELRQRNVETLEAMLNETFQLVYQNDSYARIELDGDYELTVYQKDGTPLDPEQLSGGERALFNLSLRCAIYRLLAEGIEGQAPTPPLILDEPTVFLDSGHVSKLVELIESMTAHGVEQIIVVSHDDELVEAADDLVAVRKDPTTNRSSVERSATLEAPT; translated from the coding sequence GTGAACTTCGAGCGCGTCCGCCTCCGGAACTTCAAGTGCTACGACGAGGCCGAACTGACGCTCCGCCCGGGGGTGACGGTCGTCCACGGCGTCAACGGCAGCGGGAAGTCGTCGCTCCTGGAGGCGTGTTTCTTCGCGCTGTACGGCGCCGACGCTGTCGAGGGGACGCTGGACGAGGTCGTCTCCAACGGCGCCGAGGAGATGGCCGTCGAACTGTGGTTCGTCCACGGCGGCGGTCAGTACCACGTCGAACGGGAGGTGAAGCTCCGGGGCGACACCGCGCAGACGACGACCTGCGTGCTGGAGACGCCGGAGGGGACCGTCGAGCAGGTCACCGACGTCGAGGCGAAGATCGCGTCGCTGCTCCGGATGGACGCCGAGGCGTTCGTCAACTGCGCGTACGTCCGGCAGGGCGAGGTGAACAAGCTCATCAACGCCTCGCCGGACGAGCGACAGGACATGATAGACGACCTGCTACAGCTGGGCAAGCTCGAGGAGTACCGCGAGCGAGCCAGCGACGCCCGGGTCGGCGTCGGGCGCGTGCGCGACGACAAGCAGGGTGCGCTCTCGCAGGTGGAATCCCAGATCGAGGCCAAGGAGGACAAGGACCTCCACGACCGGCTCAACGCCCTGCAGGCCGAACTCGCCGAGGTGGTCGACGACATCGAGGACAAGCGGCAGGACCGCGAGGATGCGAAGGCGACCCTCGAGAACGCCGAGGGCGTCGTCGAGGAGTACGAGAGCCGCCGCGAGGAGATGGACGAACTGGCGGCCGAGATAGACGACCTGGCCGAGACCATCTCGGAGACCGAAGGCGAGCGGGAGGCGCTCGGCGAGCGCATCCGGTCGCTCCGGGAGACCACCGAGTCGCTGGAGGCCGACCTCGAGGAGACCGTCGCCGAGACGGACCTCGAAGCGGCCGACCCGAATGCCGTCGAGGCCCGCATCGAGGAACTCGACGACGAGGCCGAGGCGATTCGGGAGCGAATCAAGGAGAAGAGTGTCACCGCCCAAGAGCACGCGGGGACGGCAGAAGCCAAGCGCGAGCGGGCCGAGGAATTGCGCGAGGAGGCCGAAGAGCGCCGGGCGGAAGCCGACGACCTGGAGGCGGACCTCGAAGAGGAGCGGGCGGCGCTGGCCGACCGGCGGGCGAATCTCGAGGAACTCGACGCCGAAATCGAGGAGCTTCGCGCGGCCCTGGCGGACGCGCCGGTCGACCGCGACGCGGTCGAGGAGCACCGCGATTCCGTCGAGGAGGAGCTCACCGAGGCCAGAGAGCGGGTCGCCGAACTCCGGGCGGAACTGGAGAACGCCGAGGCGACCGTCGAGGAGGCCGAGCGCCTCCTCGAGGAGGGCAAGTGCCCGGAGTGCGGCCAACCGGTGGACGGCTCCCCGCACGTCGAGACCATCGACGAGGACCGCGAGCGCGTCGCGGAACTGGAAGACGACCTCGAGGCGGCCGAAGAACGGGTCGAGGAACTGGCGGCGGAACGCGAGCGGGCCGTCGAGGTGGCCGAGACGGCGGCCGAGCTCTCGCGCCGCGAGGAGTCCCGCGAGAACGTCGCTGAGCTGATCGACCAGAAGGCCGCCACACTCGAGGAACAGGCCGACCGCGTCGAGACGCTCCGCGAGGGGGCCGAGGCCGCAGAGGAGGAAGCGGTCGAGGCCGCAGAGGAAGCCGAGGCTGCCGAGGCGAAGGCCGACGACGCGCGGGAGACCATCGGCGAACTGAACGGCGAGAAGGCGACCCTCGGCGACCGACGCGAACGACTCGAACGGGTGGCGGAACTGCTGGAGGACGTCGAGGAGAACGAATCCGAGATGGAGACCCTCCGGGAGCGCCGCGACAACAAGGCCGAACTGAACGACGAGCGCCGCGAGCGACTCGCCGAGAAGCGCGAGCGGAAGGCCGCCCTCGAAGACGAGTTCGATTCCGCCGCCCTCGAGGAGGCGAAGGAGGAAAAAGCGCGCGCGGAGGACTACCTCGAACAGGTCAAGCCGTACCTCGAGGAGAAACGCGAGGAGCGCGACGAACTCCAGGCCGATGTTGGGGCCGTCGAGAACGAAATCGAGGAGCTCGAGGCCCTGCGGGAGGAGCGCGAGGAACTGGCGGCCGTCGTCGACAGGCTGGACTCGCTGTACGACGAGGCCTACGAACTGCAACAGACCTACGCGGACCTCCGGGCGGAACTCCGCCAGCGGAACGTCGAGACCCTGGAGGCGATGCTCAACGAGACCTTCCAGCTGGTCTACCAGAACGACTCGTACGCCCGCATCGAACTCGACGGCGACTACGAACTGACCGTCTACCAGAAGGACGGCACGCCGCTGGACCCCGAACAGCTCTCGGGCGGCGAGCGGGCGCTGTTCAACCTCTCGCTGCGGTGTGCGATCTACCGGCTGCTCGCCGAGGGCATCGAGGGACAGGCGCCGACGCCGCCGCTCATCCTGGACGAACCGACGGTGTTCCTCGACTCGGGGCACGTCTCGAAGCTGGTCGAACTCATCGAGTCGATGACGGCACACGGGGTCGAGCAGATAATCGTCGTCAGCCACGACGACGAACTCGTGGAGGCGGCCGACGACCTCGTGGCGGTGCGGAAGGACCCGACGACGAACCGGTCGTCGGTCGAGCGGTCGGCGACCCTCGAGGCGCCGACCTGA
- a CDS encoding DUF7346 family protein translates to MRTVDHDGERYLLLKRSGESSLVRHPETGEERYLPNEELTESGESPLVTAARRVPDATRQVVTAVHSERALGVLVELDERGPLSVRAVLGGYDLCESDLHGLFGELRAAGLVVETEVDGERGYRLTDRGREGLDGLR, encoded by the coding sequence GTGAGGACCGTCGACCACGACGGCGAGCGCTACCTGCTCCTCAAGCGGTCCGGCGAGTCCAGTCTCGTTCGCCACCCCGAGACGGGCGAGGAGCGGTACCTGCCCAACGAGGAGTTGACCGAGAGCGGCGAGTCGCCGCTCGTCACTGCCGCGCGCCGCGTCCCGGACGCGACCCGGCAGGTGGTGACCGCCGTCCACTCCGAGCGGGCGCTCGGCGTCCTCGTCGAGTTGGACGAGCGGGGGCCGCTGTCCGTCCGGGCCGTCCTCGGCGGGTACGACCTCTGTGAGTCGGACCTCCACGGGTTGTTCGGCGAACTGCGGGCCGCCGGCCTGGTCGTCGAGACCGAGGTCGACGGCGAGCGGGGCTACCGGCTGACCGACCGCGGCCGCGAGGGACTCGACGGCCTCCGGTAG
- a CDS encoding DUF7322 domain-containing protein, giving the protein MDPFSDGDDDSNEPEEFDPSSLGPEVPTVDTPSADGPEIDADVDEVLLRTFWGSVIALNVAMAAVPLGLMLIYFRGDWELGGLAIAVGCVAGVAAARFYYIFRTDRTGGGGPP; this is encoded by the coding sequence GTGGACCCCTTCAGCGACGGGGACGACGACTCGAACGAGCCCGAGGAGTTCGACCCGAGCAGCCTCGGCCCGGAGGTTCCGACCGTCGATACCCCGTCCGCCGACGGCCCGGAGATAGACGCCGACGTCGACGAGGTGCTCCTCCGGACCTTCTGGGGGTCGGTGATCGCGCTCAACGTCGCCATGGCGGCGGTCCCACTCGGGCTGATGCTGATATACTTCCGCGGCGACTGGGAACTCGGCGGTCTCGCTATCGCCGTCGGCTGCGTTGCAGGCGTCGCCGCCGCCCGCTTTTATTACATCTTCAGGACCGACCGGACGGGCGGAGGTGGCCCGCCGTGA
- a CDS encoding DUF7331 family protein has translation MPDPDAKAEQDSAGERPEPVVADAVETTESYQTEEGVVFYDAENPLAWMQAADVIDLDEVA, from the coding sequence ATGCCCGACCCTGATGCGAAGGCCGAGCAGGACAGTGCGGGGGAGCGTCCCGAACCGGTGGTTGCCGACGCCGTCGAGACGACGGAGTCCTACCAGACGGAGGAGGGTGTGGTGTTCTACGACGCCGAGAACCCGCTCGCGTGGATGCAGGCGGCCGACGTGATCGACCTCGACGAGGTCGCATAA